DNA from Kogia breviceps isolate mKogBre1 chromosome 3, mKogBre1 haplotype 1, whole genome shotgun sequence:
ACTTTATTGACTTGTTCATTTACCCTTGATTTTTCTACTGAATTTCAGTTAAATAAATACTGGGGTGTGTTTGATATGCTAGGCACTGGGTGAAGCACTGGGGTTACCAAGATTAGTAAGACATAACTTCTGCTTTTAAAAgagagtccagggcttccctggtggtgcagtggttgagagtccgcctgctgatgcaggggacacgggttcgtgccccggtccgggaagatcccacatgctgcggagcggctgggcctgtgagccatggccgctgaacctgcgcgtctggagcctgtgctctgcaacgggagaaaaaaaaaaaaaaaaaaaaagagtccagcaGGAAGTCTAAGGCAGAAACGGATCTTTTCAATGTAATGTGAATACAGTAAGTGATAAAAGTAATTAATATGAATATGGTAAGTGACAAGTATGCCCAGAATGCACTGGGAATATGGGTGAACAGTTAGGCAGGGAGGTCAGAGGGTGGAACCTAGAGCATGGATCTGGAGAATATGATGATTGTTCTTGAATAAGGTATTCTTTCTCTGAAGTTAGAGGATGGGGGCACATTTGTAGAGGGTGAGGCAGAACAGGAAGTAGATATAGTTCATGTCTGAGAGCTTTGATTTCTCATTTACCAGGCAGAAGTGTTGGTGGAGTGAGGGTAAGAGGGCTGTGATTTTAAGTTGGGATTCCACATGAGTGGTGAAGAGTGGGAGCTAAGGGCACGTGAAATGGAAATGACCAAGAATGAGGAAAAAGATAGATACTCATTTCTCAAGAGCAGCCTCCAAGCCTTATGTGTCCCTCACCCTCCACATGCAGAGTACAATGCCTTGCACATGGTAGGCCTCAGTAAATGTCTATATAGGTTTTAAACCTGGGATCCCCATCCACCTTACGCTACAATGACAGGAACTAGCATTCTTGAAACTCCTCAAACAGGCACCAGAGGGCAATATTGCCCACCATGTTCCCTCAGCTGCTGGCTGTGAGTCCTATGATTGCCTTCTCAGCTCCCACGCTGGGAGTTGAGGGGAGCTGTGTTATGTCTCATACTGTGTTCGACGGGAAGCTCATATCCTCTCTAACCCTGTCCAGGCACAATCCCGAGGGGGCCAGTGTGTGCCCGTGGTGTGTGATTCAAGCCGGGAGAGTGAAGTGCGAAGCCTGTTTGAGCAGGTGGATCGAGAACAGCATGGGCGTCTGGATGTGCTGGTCAACAACGCCTATGCTGGGGTCCAGGTACTCTTTGAACTTTGACCCCAGCTCCACACTCCTGACCTTTCCCTCTGACCTGAGTCCTCATCCCCACTCATTATCCCTTCCATTATCCAGCCCCTTCCTGCCTTCAAAGCATCCTATTCACCACTCTCCCTTGTCTTCCAGGCGATCCTGAACAACACTGAAAAGGCATTCTGGGAAAGCCCCGCCTCCATCTGGGATGATATCAACAACGTTGGACTCAGGTAGGTGCCTCCCCAGCCACCCCACTAAGGGCCTGGGCTCCCCTCACTCACTCAACCAAGCTGAGGGCCCAGACGTTTTCCCATGTgccctctccttttccctctgatcttgtctctttcttctcccttctgtcCCATTTGTCCACTAACCTCTAAAGAAGTTTAATCCAGGTGAATCTGTATCTAAGAATGTCaactttttccttgtttctgtcaGTAATTTTCATCTAAATTTGCCCttgccctccctcctgcctcttttcTGCCCATCCCAATGCATGACCCAGAAGGGATCCTCTTTCCCTCAGTAAAGCATGCCACCTGTAGTCAGTATTTCCGAAGATGGCTAGAGGaagaaattgttttgttttagatcaGAAGAAGGTCAATAAGGAAGAGTGAGTGCCAGCTATCTTAGCCTTTCCCTCCTCACTCCAGACCCACAGGCAAGGGTACTCCCAAGTCCAAGTTGGGAGGGCAGGGGTGTCATGGGGTTACACATACATCTGGCAAAGGAGTGAGATGAAACACCGCATTTAGAGTTCACCCAGCATGACGTACATCAGTTAGGTCTGTGTTTATTGTTGGAAAGAAGGTACCCTCTCAGAAACTACACTACATGGATGTGATCAGCCACCTGTGGAGTCACCAAGAGATTATATGCAAATCTACTTCTAAAGCGTCTAAGGACACTCACGGCTCATAGTGGCAACCCCAGGGAAGCAGGATTAGAATCCACTTGTCATTTCCCAAGTGGAATAAAGGTTGTGAGGACAGAGGAGAATGGTCAGCCAACAGTCGAGAAAAGAaaacctggacttccctggcagtccagtggttaagactccacccttccactgcagggggcgtgggttcaatccctggttggggaactaagatcccacatgcacggccaaaaaaaaaaaaaaagaaaaaagaaaacccaaagagcTAGAAATTGGCAACACCCATATCTTTAGCCCTCCAAAGAGAGGGGCCTTCCACACTCTCATCTCCTGCTGGTCAGGGTTTTGAGCCTGTGAAGCAAAGGCCTGGACCCCAGCCCTGGAGCCCTGATGAATTCTCCAAGGTGAAGGTCACTCTGTGAGCCTCCTGGAAGTGCACCAACACCTCCTTTCACCTCCCACATTCACACTTACTGTACCTTTCCTCTGCATTGCCTAAGGCCAGGCTTCCTTTTGATACCATACTCTACTTGTTTTCATTTGGAGGGTCCTGTTTCCCACGCGAAAGAAATTTCTTTCCGGTTACAAagtatgtgtgtgttatttttttttaaatatactgtgacgagcttccctgatggcgcagtggttgagagtcagcttgccgatgcaggggacgcaggttcatgccccggtctgggaagatcccacatgccgtggagtggctgggcccgtgagccgtggccactgagcctgcgtgtccagagcctgtgctccgcaacgggagagaccacagcagtgagaggcccgcataccacaatttaaaaaaaaaaaaaatactgtgaagaCCAGTACAATCTTATTCCCCTAGTCACCACCACTTCCTCGTTTGCCTGAGATATAGCTACTGTTAATAGCCTAGTATACATTCTactattcatttaaatattccaGTAGGAAGAGATACCATAACTTATTTATCTAACCCCTTATTTGTTGCAACAGTGGAAAAAAATTAGGTCAAAAAATATGACTTCTTAAAGATTTTAATAAGCATTATCAAACTGTCCTCTAAAAAGACCCCAGCAATTTATAATCGCACAACAGTGAAGGAGGATATCtgtttccctgtgtcctcaatcATACTAGACAATATCAGGCCACGAGGTCAGGCAAGTTTCGCCATTCTAATAGGCAAGAGATACCTGAAGGTGTTTTTTAATTTAcacttttctattatttctgaagttgagctttttttttcactttttattggtTCTTGATTCTTTTGTGAGTTGTGTTATTAAGTTATTCTTTTCACATCAATTTATAAGAGATCTTTGTACAATAGATTCCTTTGAtgtgtgttttacaaatatctcaatttattACTCATGGTTTGCATGTATGCTCTCCTCAGCTATGTATACTTAATtgtgtacacatgtatgtatttgtatgtctctctctttctctctctttctctatttatatatatatatatatatatatatatatgtcttactGATAAGTTACATTTCTGTCTAGGTGTGATACTGAGACAAGTTTTCTCTACCTCAAGTTTATGAACACATTATCATGCTTTCTTTTAGGCTTTTGTgcactcatttttttaatattcaaatatttggggaatgcattttaaaacaataaatgggGTAGAGAACCAGTCCCACCTACTAAATAACTGACCAGTTGTTCCAAATCCATTTATTGTGTGGTCCATCTCGCCCCGTTGGTTTGAAATGTTCCATTTGTAATTCGCTGAATTCTCCTTTACACTTGGATTAATTATGGAGTATTTTGTTTCATTGACTTACTTATGTATATTGTTATGCCAGTCCTGCATTTTTTTAACTATTAGGTTATTGTACATTTTAACACAGGTTGGCTGGGTGAGGGGAGCATATCCCCCTCACCCACACGGTATTACTCGTCCTTTTTCAGAAATTTCTCCAGAATTCTTACTGAGATATAACTCAAATTGACTGAATCTGGATTAGTTTAAGTAGAACTGATGTTTTACATGTTGATTCTTCTAAACAAATTATGTCTGTACTTGTTCTTTTATATTAAGCAGAACTTTATAGTTTTTCCTTGTAGATACTAcccatttattatgttttatcCACTGAGCTATTTTAGCTTTGTTATTGCTGTCGTGACAGAGTGCTTTTCTTCCGTTACAATCTTCTAAAGATTGCCGTTTCTTAACCTTTGGTGGTTAATATTACCCATGTACCTCTCAGAATGTGGCCTCAAGCCCTTGATTCACCAGGTTTGCGGCCTTCACCTGGATCAGAAGCCATTAGGGGGCAGAAGAAACTTCCCGAGACAGCCCTGAACGTGGTTCATTCCTTCTTCTTTACCCCACCTTCTAGAGGCCACTACTTGTGCTCTGTGTATGGGGCACGGTTGATGGTACCAGCTGGCCGGGGGCTCATCGTGGTCATCTCCTCCGCTGGTGGGCTGCAGTATTTCTTCAACGTCCCCTATGGCGTGGGCAAAGCTGCGGTGAGGACCCACTGGCACAGGGGTTGGGGACAGTCATGGTACCCATAGCTCAGGAGAGACAGTCCCCAGTAGTCAGAGTGGTGAGGCTAACTGACCCTCACCTCTTCCTCTGCCCCTGCATGGATGGTTCCTTTGCCTGGGCTCCTCTCAGCTGGCCAGCGTAGGCAGTGCACTGGGGAAGGTGGATAGCTGAGACAGGGCTCCTGGGAAGGCCAGGGGGTTGGGGCATCCTCGGTGGAAGcagggaaggcaggggagggaggtgacGTGACCAGGTGCCCTGGCTCCCACCTGGCCTTCCGTCCCTCTGCAGTGCGACAGGCTGGCTGCTGACTGTGCCCGGGAGCTGCGGCGCCACGGGGTCAGCTACGTGTCGCTTTGGCCAGGGTTGGTGCAGACAGAACTGCTGAAGGAGCACATGATGAAGGAGGAGAACACTGCTGATCCCCTTGTTGAGCAGGTTGGCAAGGGAGGGCGAGGGTGGCAGAAAATGTGGGGATCAGCCACTCCATCCCCAACCGCAAGACAGTAACAACAGAGTAAATACCCAGGTGCTTGTCCCGGCAGGCGCAGGGCTGAGCACTGATGCACGTTATGTCCTTTTCTCCTGTAAGGGAGACggtatctccatttcacagacggggaaactgaaactcagggaggctaagaaacttgctcaaggtcacatgtgCCATAAGTGGAAGGATTATCCAGCTCCAAAGCCCATGCCCTTGACCTCTGCTCTGAACTAATCGAGAAGGCCCAGACATAATTGACAACCCCACATCCTTCCACTTAGGAAAGGTAGTGGGTCCTGGTACTGGGGTACAGGGCTCACTGGATGTGGGGAGGAATGATTCCCATACCTTCTGAGATGCTGAGTCCTGCAGGTGCAGTGATCAGGGCCTCTATCTCCTAGACAGAAGCTGAAAGCAGGGAAGGGACTTGGGCAGTGCTCTTGGAAATTAACCCTTCACTTCTCTGCCCCTGTGTTTCAGCTCAAATTTCGTTTCTCATCTGCGGAGACCACAGAAATGAGTGGCAAATGTGTGGTGGCCTTGGCAACAGGTGAAGAGGTTGGGGGCAGCTGGTAACAGGAAAGGGCATGGAGGATCTGCAGGGTGGTGGCAGCCAGTTCAGGGTCCAGAGCCAGGAATACGCCCTTCTTTTCTCTGGCGTCTGGAGCCCCAAAGGGTCCGATGCCCAGTTTGAGGTGTGGGAGCCTCAGGAGCTGGATCCTGGGAGACGTGGCCAAGAGCCAGAGGCCCGGGAACCTTTCtagaagcagagagaaacaaGTCTGGGTCCCTAAGCCTGTCTCAGTAGTGCCCTGTGCCATTGGGCGCAAGCCTTGTCACCCTGGGCCCCACCCGGGCTGTCTCAGCTGTCTGTGTGCCCACAGACCCCAATATCCTGAGCCTAAGCGGGAAGGTGCTGCCATCCTGTGACCTGGCGCGGCGCTACAGCCTGCAGGACGTTGATGGTAAGAGCTCTGGCCCAGCAGCCAGCCTGGACCTCTCTTCCTTCTGTTCCCGGCTCACCCCTTCTCCCACTCTCTCTCCCTGTTCCTTCCTCCCTCACCTTCCATTCAGTCTCCTCAGCCGGGGTGGGGGTGTCTGAGGAGTGGGAAGCAAGGGTCTAATCCTTCTTTTCCTGTGGTCCGCAGGCCGCCCCGTCCAGGACTATTTGTCTTTGAGCTCCGCTCTCTCCCATGTCTCCAGCCTGCGCTGGCTGGCCTCCTACTTGCCTGGCTTCCTCCGAGTGCCCAAGTGGGTTATGACCCTCTATGCTAGCAAGTTCTAACCCTCCTGGCCTGACACAGTTCTGCTTCCCTTTGGGCTGAGTGGTTGGCCTATCTCAGTGGAACAAGGCCGCCTTTCCCGCCCACCTACTGCATACCCTTGATCTGAAGAGAAGGCCTCTGCCGTGTGCCCTGGTTGAGCCCTAGGGGCCTTTATAGGTCCTCCTTCAGGTCTTCCTTGCCTCTGCGTTTTACTTTATGCCTTAATATTGAAAAATGTTCTGGGGGCTAATAAAGGTCTCGTTTCTCCCTCAGCTTATTTTCGAGTGCTGATTCTATGCTCAGGAAGGTATTAAGTACTTGAGAGAAAGACCTAATGGTATGCAAAATGTGTAGGTTCTCAAGGATCTCTATCCCCAGGACAGGCCCCTTTACTCCACATCTGTTCCTACTCTTCCGTGTAGAGCTGCCCATCTCAGGAGCACCTGCCCTTTGGCTCCCATGCCCCAGCTGGGGAGCAGGGTCCCTCCACAGCCAGAAGCAGGCACATCCCAGTCCCTCACTGCTTTCGCCCCCCCTCATTCCGCCATCTCTTCAGGGATGCCTGCTGCCTTCTAGCTGGGCCTGATCCCTGGTTGAGGCCCAATCCAGGAAGGGCAAACTCCTTGGTGTTTACAATTTCCTGGAATTTGGGAGGAAAGTACTATCCAGATCCGAGTGAGAGGCAGAAGAGTAGTTGATGGCACTGACACACTCCCATCCTCCCTCTTGGGATGGCACCACCTGAACTGCTTTCTGAAGAACTGACTGCAAGAACCCTTTAGGGCTGCCTTTCCTGCTTGCGGGGAGTCTGTCCCAGCCCGAGGCAAGGCAACAGGGTGTGAATTCCAAAGAGGAGCTGAGGGCCACTCTGAGGGCACCTTCCCACCAGCAGCCTCGATGGCCATCAAGGTAACTGGATGGCTGCTGTAAATCAGGGTGGCATAGATAATTTCTAATCTTCAAAAAAGGCAGGGTGAGAGCTAAGGCTTCCCAAGGCTCCCCATAGCGTCTGCAGAAGCTGTGATCTTCCTGTGGCTTTTTGGGGGCCGCCCCCAGTTACTATTCCAGTGGGTgctggggtggctcactggctggTGAGAGCTGGTTATGTGCCTCTCTTCCAACCCTGCAGTCAGTGACTTGACAGTGGTTGCTTGAATTCAGCTATGGTGCGTTTATGTATGGCACAGGAGTCCACAGCAGCTGCCAATCAGGGCATTTTTTAAGAGAGCCAGCTTCTCAGCGTGTGACTAGAACTACGTACTTAAGTTCCACCATTTGCCCAGGCACTCCATTCAGATCGCAGTCATCAGATTTCCTCACCACCTACTCGCTGCTTTCCACTCACCACCCTAAATTCCCCTAAGATTGGTGAGGGGCAGCAGCAGTTGCCTATATGCTTGAAGAAGGACAAGCACCTCAGGATCTCCTCCAGCCTTCCACACCCATCTTTAAAAACCATCATTGGAACAGATCCTTTCGTGAGGGCCTTGTTCCCTAAACGCCACAAGGTATCATGGGAAGAACATGGGCCTCAAAGTCATACAAATCTGTGTACAAATCCTAGCTTCACCACTTTGGAAAGTAAGTGAAATAACATATATGCACCAAGCAATACGTAGCCACTGAAGTTGTCAGTTCTTTCTCTTAACAAACATTTAGGCACCATTCTTGGCTTTGGGAGAGCAGAGAACAAGACAGACCAGGCTCCAACCCACAGAGGACTTTCATTCAGCCCTGGAAGACCTTAGAAGTCAGCTAGGCCTTCGACTTACCTTAGGAAGTGAGTGAACTGGATCCCCATGAGTCTACACCAACACAGAGTTCAGCCTCAGCCCTGGTTATCTCAAGAAGCGGGAGGGAGCAGTGTTCTTTAAAAGACACCACACTGCCTCCCTGCAACAAGACTTAATTAATCTTAGAAACATAAACAATGGAGTAGAGCTCTGAGAGAATGAAACATGGGCAGTGAGTGTTGATTGGGAGGTAGAAGAGATTCAAGATCTGAGAAACCCAATAGCAGAGAGTCTTAGGACATTTGGGGGATTAGTAgtcattcagaaaacatttatttgacaCCTCTGCCCAGCACCATACTCGGCACCAGGGAAGACTAGTTCAGTTTGGTGAGATGGGTGCTATAGTAAGTTTACACAGTACCCTGACAGTACAGGAGGGAGCAACTGGCTCCCTTAGGAGAGTGAAGGAAGTGATACTGACCAGAGACCTAAAGAATgggagaaggtgggagggggCGTCGTTTTTTCTAACTAAAAAAAAAGGCAGGTACTGAGACAAAAAATGGTGCAGGACAGCTAGAAGTTGGTATGATGTAAGTGTAGGTGTGGTATGGGATAAGTTTCCAGGGAGAAAGGAGATGAGTAAAGATCAGTGATTAAGATTTAAATTGTGGGCAGTGGAATCTTAGACGCTGAGTGACTATTAAGGAAGTGCTCCCAGGGGAGCTGGGTGGAGGGGGAGAAGCCAAGCAAGAGCTCCAGCCGTGGAGGATGGCTTCCCTCAGAGCCCAGGGGAGAGCACTGGAGTGTAAGGCCTCAGGGTAGCCCTGCCTGGGACAGGGAGCCAGGCTTtcattccccaccaccaccattgaGCAGTCTCCAGTCACACTTTGGCCCAGGTGGGGCCAGGCAGGGCAAAGCAGCTCCAGGAGGTCAAGGGCAGCCTTTCAAGAGGAGCCGCAGGTGTCGACCTGGAAAACACATCGAAGGGGGTGTCATGCACAAAAATGGAAAAGGGCATCCGAGGGGATCTGGGCAGAGCACTAACGCTAAGCTACAGGAGGGTTTAAGCAGGAGAGGAGTGTGCACCGATTTGTATTTGAGGAAGCTCACTGGGGCTGAGGTGTGGGGAGGATGGACCAGAGGGAGGACAGGCAGGCATCAGAAGAGCTGCCCAGAGGCTGGCCAATATCCCAGGATGTGATGGCAGTAGAGGTGTGGGCTGAGGAGAGATTGTAGGAGGCAGAGTCAACAGACAGGACCTGTAggaagggaggtggggctggTGCAGGGCTGGTGCAGGACTGCCGTGCTGTTACCGCTGGCATGGGGGCCATGAAAGCAGCAGCaggcacagagaaagaaagaatgtgccaGAGTTGTAAAGGAAATCAGCTGTGGTAAGACACAGGGGCTGGCTGAGATGCAGCCCCTACCCCTCCCAGAGCAAATCTAGGGACTTGGCCAGTCCCCAGAAGATGCTTAATCCCCTAAGGGAGCCCAGGGAAGGATAGAGAAGAGATTTTtgattagcattttaaaatttacatttctaaaaggTGACATTCACATTGGTCAGAATCCAAAAGGTATGTAAAGCTGTACAGTGAGAAGTCCCCCCTCCTGTGCCTGCTCACTAGTGCCCAGTCCCAACCCAGAGGCAGCCAGCACTACCATATTCTTGGGTAGCCATAGAGAGAGCCCACGCCTGTACAAGCAAAGAGCTAAGCATATTTCAGAGAAGAGATTTGACTGTGTGCAAATCTGGGCCTCTCTTTCTCCAGCTAAGGGGTTGTATTTTCCAGTCTCTGAGGCCTATTCTGGCCCTTGTGTTCTACACTTCTAAGCAAGGAGCAGCCCTGGCCCAGAGGCCCCACCCCTTCTCACGTTGTTATGCAGGTGCTCCCATTACCCAAAACTTCCCTACCCTGCTAGCAGGGAGGGTAAGAGAAAGAGCAAGTGAGGGcctaaagaatggagaaaaatggcTGCAGAGAAGCAGTGGCGGTGCCAAGGAGCCCAGCCTCATCAGCCTGACCAGCCCTGGCCTCCTCAGAAGCGGACCCACACTGCAGCTGTGAGATGCATGTCACACCTGAAGTGGATTCCTCTCTCTAGGGCAACTGCCCAAGAGTTAGGCGTGCCAAAGTGAGGCCAACCATGGAGCTTCTGTTCCCAAGGAGTCCCCAGGGATGTAGCTCTGACCAGTTGGCTGACGCAAAACAAGGTGATGGAAGCAGACCTGAACCATGGCATCTCAGATGCCAGCTTCCGGGACGAGTCACGGAGGAGGGCTTCCCCTGGCTCCTGAAGGTTCCTTTGGATGATGTGAGTGACAATGACGTGAGGATTCAGGCATGGGGAATGAAGAGCACACACAAGTCCCCAGAGGAGCCCAGCCCAATAGACAAATCAAGGTGAGATGGTCAGGCCCAGGCCCACCCTTTTTCCCTCCTCATCCCTGGCTCCTACCCACCCATGGCCCCCACTGTCTTGCATGTTGCATGAGGTCGCTTCAGCTCCTGGTCTCCCTGTCACTGGGGAGGGCCCCCGCCATGACCTCAGAAGTTGCTTCGCCGCAGCCTGTCCCCCATCCCATCTGGTCCCTGGTCCTCACCCCCTAGGTTGGTCTACACCTCCTCCACAAAACCCCTCCTCCCCGGACCTTCAGCCTGTGTCCTCTCCAGCCTCCCATCCTTCCGCTGTTCCTCCTAGCCCCTCGGGGCCCCCTCACCTGCCCTTCCCCCCGGGCCCCCCTGCAcaatcttctcccttcccttccatcTCCCAGTCAGCTGGCTTTTGTTGCAGCCTCCTCCTtgcccagccctgggcagggagaggCAGATGAGCACAGGCAAGCTTTATAAGACAAAGGTCTGGCTCTCAAAGTGCTTTCAGTTATCACAGTGAAACAATTAGACAGCCATGATGAGACCCAGGGTGGGGACTCAAAGGACCAGGAGGGGTGGGCAGCCAGGCTGCTCCCTGGGCCACAGACAACTCTTGTTCCTTTCAGGTTTCACCTTCCCGGGGGTATTAGAACATCCTTACCCCCGCCTTTCTCTGCAAAACCTCACCTCTGCCTCAGTTCCTGCCTCCAGCAGCCAAAGGCATCCTTGCCCATCTCGATCTGTCCTGATTCCCTCTGGGACAGTCACCTTGGCCagctcccctacacacacaccttTCTTGGGTGCCCCCGCCCAGCAATCATCCACAGAGCTTTATTACCTCCTGTTTAACCAGACTGGCCTGGCTCATGTTGAGCTGCAGAGGCAGGTCTGAGCAGGGGATAAGGATGGGCACAGGCAGGACCTTctctggatggatggatgccaCTGCCCTCTGCACAGAGGCACCTGCAGAGTTCAGAAGTGGGCCAGCTCCCGCCAGGGCCCAGTGCAGGCTCGCTGGGAACAAGGTCAAGGGGTCACAGGGCCTGCCTGGCAACTTGTGTGCCAGAAGAGGAGAGGACCTGGAATCCGGCTGTGCTTAACTTGATAATGTGGGAatctgggaaagaaaaggagCCTTCCTTAAGCCCTTGAAATGGAGGAGCCTGCGAGGAATGCTGGGAAAGAGGCAGAGGGGTGAAGTGAGGTCAGCTTTGTGCCATTTCTGTTACAAGTATGAACATATATGCTCCCATCCTCGACAGGCAGGTCTTGGCTCCCTTTTCCTTGGAGAGGTGGTTCAAGAAGAAACAGGCAAAGCTGGAACTCCACGAGCAGATACTGCTCCAGCAGTCCTGGAGGGGCTGGtgcaagagaaggaaaggcaACTGGTCTCCAGGCTTTCGCTGTCACTCTAACACAGCTGAGCCAGCCAGAGCCTCGAGGCGCTGTAGGGGCCGGGCCAAGAGAATTCGTGTTTAATGAGTGCAGCAATGACCTAAACACTCTGCCTGGGTCAGACATCATCTTTTTCATCTGCCATATGAGGTACATATTCTCTTACagctgaggagactgaggcttagcAAAGTTGGGGTACTTGCCCAGAGTTGCAGGTCTTTACTGTGAAAGAGTCTGGATTCAACCAAATACGTGACTCCAGAGTGTGAGCTCTTTCCCCTGCACCATGCTGCCTctgctgcttgtttttttttttggtttattttgttgttgttattgttatttggtTTTGGAGGAGCTTTTCTTTCTTGCGCAGAGGGTTGGGGATTGGGCAGAATGGTGAAAGCATTCCCAAGTTCACTCAGCCCAAGGACCCCTCTGGCCAAATACAGAGTTGCCCTTCTCTCAGTGTGacatttcctttcctctgcacgTTTGCTTGAGTTGTTCTGGTCCCTGGCTTGCCACCCACTCCCCTCAACAGCCCCAGCCCCATTTCCACCTGCCAAAATTCTTCCCACAAGACtcatctcaggcttccctggtggcgcagcggttaagaatccgcctgccaatgcaggggacacaggttcgagccccggtccgggaagatcccac
Protein-coding regions in this window:
- the DHRS1 gene encoding dehydrogenase/reductase SDR family member 1 is translated as MPAPMKGQVCVVTGASRGIGRGIALQLCQAGATVYITGRNLDTLQATAQEAQSRGGQCVPVVCDSSRESEVRSLFEQVDREQHGRLDVLVNNAYAGVQAILNNTEKAFWESPASIWDDINNVGLRGHYLCSVYGARLMVPAGRGLIVVISSAGGLQYFFNVPYGVGKAACDRLAADCARELRRHGVSYVSLWPGLVQTELLKEHMMKEENTADPLVEQLKFRFSSAETTEMSGKCVVALATDPNILSLSGKVLPSCDLARRYSLQDVDGRPVQDYLSLSSALSHVSSLRWLASYLPGFLRVPKWVMTLYASKF